CATGCGACGAGCTTTTGAAGCGCTCTGTAAACAGTGCTTCTTTCCTTTTCCAGTATTTCAGCTAGCTTATTGGCGCTCGAGGGACCGTGTTCTGATAATCTCTTGTAAACGAGTACCTCGAAGTCATTGAGATTGAATGCGCATTTGATAATATCTCGGCAAGTCGTAACCTCCGAGAGAAGCTTTTCGGGTATCATGTCTCTCCCCTAATCTGTAACTCGAAAGGCTTATAAGCAAGTGGTTATATATACTTGTTGCACAACCGTGCAAAACCGATTGAAAAATCCTGAGGAGAGTGTTTTATGAAAACGGAAATACTCGACTGCAGAGGCCTCATGTGCCCGATGCCGATCGTCAAACTGGCAAAGAAAATCAAGGAGGTGGGACCGGGTAGCCTCATCGAGCTTATCGCTGACGATGTTGGCTCGAAGGAAGATGTTCCAGCCTGGTGCAAGAGGACGGGAAATGAACTCGTTGAGATGAAGGAAGAAGGTGGAGTCTACCGTTATATCATTAAAAAGAAATAAGGTGAATGAAATGGATAAATTATTGATTATTGCAACACATGCCGAAGACAATCCAGAAAAGGCAACGCTGCCCTTTGTTGTCGCGGTGACGGCACTCGCATCTGAGATGCAACCAGTTGTCGCACTCCAATCGATGGGCGTGTATCTTGCGAAGAAAGGCTATGCGAAAATGGTTCATGAATCGAGTTTTCCACCAGTTGACGAATTGATTGATTCATATTTGAGCAGTGGTGGAAAACTCCTTGTCTGTTCGCCATGCATGAAGAAAAGAGGCATCGAACCGAGTGATTTGATTGAGGGGGCAGTTGTTGTGAACGCACCGACCCTTGTAAAAGAAATCGGCGAAGCCAAGGCGGTTCTAACCTACTAGTGGAGTGCATCAGGGGGAAACGAATGGCGGAAGCAAAAAGATTATCAATTGTCGTTTCAGAAGGAACCTTTGATAAGGCGATGATGTCGGTCATACTGGCCAATACCGCGGCAAGCATGGGCATG
This region of Methanomassiliicoccales archaeon genomic DNA includes:
- a CDS encoding TrmB family transcriptional regulator, which translates into the protein MIPEKLLSEVTTCRDIIKCAFNLNDFEVLVYKRLSEHGPSSANKLAEILEKERSTVYRALQKLVACGMCYRETKGIERGGYYHLYTAIDRKELKRKLEECVENWYSKLKEALSKFD
- a CDS encoding sulfurtransferase TusA family protein, which encodes MKTEILDCRGLMCPMPIVKLAKKIKEVGPGSLIELIADDVGSKEDVPAWCKRTGNELVEMKEEGGVYRYIIKKK
- a CDS encoding DsrE family protein — protein: MDKLLIIATHAEDNPEKATLPFVVAVTALASEMQPVVALQSMGVYLAKKGYAKMVHESSFPPVDELIDSYLSSGGKLLVCSPCMKKRGIEPSDLIEGAVVVNAPTLVKEIGEAKAVLTY